One genomic region from Equus asinus isolate D_3611 breed Donkey chromosome 8, EquAss-T2T_v2, whole genome shotgun sequence encodes:
- the HVCN1 gene encoding voltage-gated hydrogen channel 1 isoform X2, with translation MSKFLRHFTVVGDDYHTWNINYKKWENEEEEEEEEQAPPAPASGEEGRAAEPTAARVPAPRPPLDFRTMLRKLFSCHRFQVIIICLVILDALLVLAELILDLKIIEADKNNYVPRVFHYMSLAILTFFMTEVSLKIFVFRLEFFHHKFEILDAVVVVVSFVLDMVLIFREHEFEALGLLILLRLWRVARIINGIIISVKTRSERQLLRLKQMNIQLAAKVQHLEFSCSEKEQEIERLNKLLQQHGLLGEVI, from the exons ATGAGCAAGTTCTTGAGACACTTCACCGTCGTTGGGGACGACTACCACACCTGGAACATCAACTACAAGAAGTgggagaatgaggaggaggaggaggaggaggagcaggcgcCCCCGGCCCCCGCCTCCGGCGAGGAGGGCAGAGCTGCCGAGCCGACCGCGGCCCGGGTCCCCGCGCCCAGGCCGCCCCTGGACTTCAGAACCATGTTGAGGAAGCTCTTCAGCTGCCACAGGTTCCAG GTCATCATCATTTGCCTGGTCATTCTGGACGCTCTCCTGGTGCTGGCCGAGCTCATTCTGGACCTGAAGATCATCGAGGCCGACAAGAATAACTATGTCCCGAGG GTGTTCCACTACATGAGCCTTGCTATCCTGACCTTTTTTATGACGgaagtttccttaaaaatatttgtcttccGCTTGGAGTTCTTTCATCACAAGTTTGAAATCCTGGACGCCGTTGTCGTGGTGGTTTCCTTCGTCCTCGACATGGTCCTCATCTTCCGGGAGCACGAGTTTGAGGCTCTTGGCCTGCTGATTCTGCTCCGGCTGTGGCGGGTGGCCCGGATCATCAACG GGATCATTATCTCGGTTAAGACACGTTCAGAACGGCAGCTGTTAAGGCTGAAACAGATGAATATACAATTGGCCGCCAAGGTCCAACACCTGGAGTTCAGCTGCTCTGAGAAG GAACAAGAAATTGAAAGACTGAACAAGCTCCTGCAACAGCACGGACTTCTTGGTGAGGTGATCTAG
- the HVCN1 gene encoding voltage-gated hydrogen channel 1 isoform X1, whose translation MAAWDDKTVTRRPKVAPAERMSKFLRHFTVVGDDYHTWNINYKKWENEEEEEEEEQAPPAPASGEEGRAAEPTAARVPAPRPPLDFRTMLRKLFSCHRFQVIIICLVILDALLVLAELILDLKIIEADKNNYVPRVFHYMSLAILTFFMTEVSLKIFVFRLEFFHHKFEILDAVVVVVSFVLDMVLIFREHEFEALGLLILLRLWRVARIINGIIISVKTRSERQLLRLKQMNIQLAAKVQHLEFSCSEKEQEIERLNKLLQQHGLLGEVI comes from the exons ACAGTCACCCGCAGGCCCAAGGTGGCTCCCGCCGAGAGGATGAGCAAGTTCTTGAGACACTTCACCGTCGTTGGGGACGACTACCACACCTGGAACATCAACTACAAGAAGTgggagaatgaggaggaggaggaggaggaggagcaggcgcCCCCGGCCCCCGCCTCCGGCGAGGAGGGCAGAGCTGCCGAGCCGACCGCGGCCCGGGTCCCCGCGCCCAGGCCGCCCCTGGACTTCAGAACCATGTTGAGGAAGCTCTTCAGCTGCCACAGGTTCCAG GTCATCATCATTTGCCTGGTCATTCTGGACGCTCTCCTGGTGCTGGCCGAGCTCATTCTGGACCTGAAGATCATCGAGGCCGACAAGAATAACTATGTCCCGAGG GTGTTCCACTACATGAGCCTTGCTATCCTGACCTTTTTTATGACGgaagtttccttaaaaatatttgtcttccGCTTGGAGTTCTTTCATCACAAGTTTGAAATCCTGGACGCCGTTGTCGTGGTGGTTTCCTTCGTCCTCGACATGGTCCTCATCTTCCGGGAGCACGAGTTTGAGGCTCTTGGCCTGCTGATTCTGCTCCGGCTGTGGCGGGTGGCCCGGATCATCAACG GGATCATTATCTCGGTTAAGACACGTTCAGAACGGCAGCTGTTAAGGCTGAAACAGATGAATATACAATTGGCCGCCAAGGTCCAACACCTGGAGTTCAGCTGCTCTGAGAAG GAACAAGAAATTGAAAGACTGAACAAGCTCCTGCAACAGCACGGACTTCTTGGTGAGGTGATCTAG
- the HVCN1 gene encoding voltage-gated hydrogen channel 1 isoform X3, with protein MAAWDDKTVTRRPKVAPAERMSKFLRHFTVVGDDYHTWNINYKKWENEEEEEEEEQAPPAPASGEEGRAAEPTAARVPAPRPPLDFRTMLRKLFSCHRFQVIIICLVILDALLVLAELILDLKIIEADKNNYVPRVFHYMSLAILTFFMTEVSLKIFVFRLEFFHHKFEILDAVVVVVSFVLDMVLIFREHEFEALGLLILLRLWRVARIINESLCL; from the exons ACAGTCACCCGCAGGCCCAAGGTGGCTCCCGCCGAGAGGATGAGCAAGTTCTTGAGACACTTCACCGTCGTTGGGGACGACTACCACACCTGGAACATCAACTACAAGAAGTgggagaatgaggaggaggaggaggaggaggagcaggcgcCCCCGGCCCCCGCCTCCGGCGAGGAGGGCAGAGCTGCCGAGCCGACCGCGGCCCGGGTCCCCGCGCCCAGGCCGCCCCTGGACTTCAGAACCATGTTGAGGAAGCTCTTCAGCTGCCACAGGTTCCAG GTCATCATCATTTGCCTGGTCATTCTGGACGCTCTCCTGGTGCTGGCCGAGCTCATTCTGGACCTGAAGATCATCGAGGCCGACAAGAATAACTATGTCCCGAGG GTGTTCCACTACATGAGCCTTGCTATCCTGACCTTTTTTATGACGgaagtttccttaaaaatatttgtcttccGCTTGGAGTTCTTTCATCACAAGTTTGAAATCCTGGACGCCGTTGTCGTGGTGGTTTCCTTCGTCCTCGACATGGTCCTCATCTTCCGGGAGCACGAGTTTGAGGCTCTTGGCCTGCTGATTCTGCTCCGGCTGTGGCGGGTGGCCCGGATCATCAACG AGAGCCTTTGTCTTTAA